From Jaculus jaculus isolate mJacJac1 chromosome 19, mJacJac1.mat.Y.cur, whole genome shotgun sequence, a single genomic window includes:
- the LOC101596879 gene encoding nuclear transport factor 2-like has protein sequence MGDKPIWEQIGSSFIQHYYQLFDNDRTQLGAIYIDASCLTWEGQQVQGKAAIVEKLSSLPFQKIQHSITAQDHQPTPDSCILSMVVGQLKADEDPIMGFHQMFLLKNINDAWVCTNDMFRLALHNYG, from the coding sequence ATGGGAGACAAGCCAATTTGGGAGCAGATTGGATCCAGCTTCATTCAGCATTACTATCAGTTATTTGATAATGACAGAACCCAACTAGGCGCAATTTATATTGATGCATCATGCCTTACGTGGGAAGGACAGCAGGTCCAGGGGAAAGCTGCCATTGTGGAGAAGTTGTCTAGCCTTCCGTTCCAGAAAATTCAGCATAGTATCACAGCGCAGGACCATCAGCCCACACCAGATAGCTGCATCCTCAGCATGGTCGTGGGTCAGCTCAAGGCTGATGAAGATCCCATCATGGGTTTCCACCAGATGTTCCTATTAAAGAACATCAATGATGCTTGGGTTTGCACCAATGACATGTTCAGGCTTGCTCTGCACAACTACGGCTGA